A stretch of the Amia ocellicauda isolate fAmiCal2 chromosome 10, fAmiCal2.hap1, whole genome shotgun sequence genome encodes the following:
- the LOC136759601 gene encoding G-protein coupled receptor 12-like, producing MIHTLAAAMSNQLQNTSSLNWLNWNLQDDRNSSPVRTSDLRPVPVNPWDIALCVTGTLISCENAIVIAILFYTPTLRAPMFILIGSLAFADLLAGLGLILNFIFTYMLRSDFVSLISAGLLIAAFSASVCNILAITVDRYLSLYNALTYHTERTVTFTYMMLVCLWLTCIGLGLLPLLGWNCVEDGSTCSVIRPVTKNNAAVLAVTFLLIFALMMQLYLQICKIAFRHAQQIAVQHQFMATSHASSTTKGVSTLSIILGTFALCWVPVAMYALVADSSYPLIYTYATVLPATCNSVINPIIYAFRNPDIQKSLWLACCGCVPSNFSLRPRTSSDV from the coding sequence ATGATTCATACTCTTGCTGCAGCTATGAGCAACCAACTACAAAACACCTCCTCCCTTAATTGGCTAAACTGGAATTTGCAGGACGATAGAAACTCCTCCCCCGTCAGGACCTCGGACCTGCGGCCAGTGCCCGTCAATCCATGGGACATCGCGCTGTGCGTCACCGGGACTCTCATTTCTTGCGAGAACGCCATTGTAATCGCCATCCTGTTTTACACGCCCACCCTCCGGGCACCCATGTTCATTTTAATAGGAAGCCTTGCCTTTGCAGACCTCCTGGCTGGACTGGGCCTGATCCTCAATTTCATATTCACCTACATGCTGAGGTCAGACTTTGTGTCTCTCATCTCTGCCGGACTGCTCATCGCCGCCTTTTCCGCCTCTGTGTGCAACATCTTGGCGATCACCGTGGACAGATACTTGTCTCTGTACAATGCCCTGACCTACCACACAGAGAGGACGGTGACTTTTACCTACATGATGCTGGTTTGTCTTTGGCTAACGTGCATCGGTTTGGGATTGCTGCCGCTCTTGGGCTGGAACTGTGTGGAGGACGGGTCCACCTGCAGTGTGATCCGCCCTGTGACCAAAAACAATGCCGCTGTGCTCGCCGTGACCTTTTTGCTGATCTTCGCCCTCATGATGCAGCTGTACCTCCAGATCTGCAAAATCGCCTTCAGGCACGCCCAGCAGATTGCTGTCCAACATCAGTTCATGGCTACTTCCCACGCTTCCTCAACCACAAAGGGTGTGTCGACCTTATCCATCATCCTGGGGACCTTTGCTTTGTGTTGGGTCCCTGTCGCCATGTACGCCCTGGTGGCAGACTCCAGTTACCCCTTGATTTACACCTATGCCACCGTCCTGCCTGCCACTTGCAACTCAGTCATTAATCCTATCATTTACGCCTTCAGAAACCCTGACATTCAGAAATCGCTATGGTTGGCTTGCTGCGGTTGTGTTCCTTCTAATTTCTCCTTGAGACCAAGGACATCAAGTGATGTATAG